The Methanoregula sp. UBA64 genome contains the following window.
GATGGGTACCCGCAGGTAGGCAGGTGCCTGGAAGGCGCAGCCCACCTCGTCCCGGATACTGACCTGCGGGTGGTGGTGGCCGGTGACGATGAGGTGGCCGGCAAGGGACGGCGACGGGTACGTGTGCCCGTGGAGGTACGCAACGCCGTCGACAACACCCCCCTCCTTGGGCTGGAGTTCCCCCTCTTTTAAAAACCGTTCGATGCCGATGTCGTGGTTTCCCGGGAAGATGATGAAGGGAATGCGCTTTCGGATCGCAGCGAGGATCCCCGGGATCTCCGCCCACTCCTGCCGGGTAAGGGACGGGATGCTGTGCTTGACATCGCCAAGGAGGACGAGCCGGTCCGGGCGGGCAGCGTCGATTGTTTTCTGGAGCCGTTCGAGGCGCTCCGTACTGTGGCTCTTAAAATGCATCCCGTGTGCGGCAAGGTCAGCCTCGATCCCGAAATGGAGGTCGGCGACCACGAGCAGGCGCTCGTCATTCTCGATCAAAAGCGCCGGGCCGTCTTTTACAAACTCCATTCTCATAATGGTTTTACGTACCCTTTCTGGGGCTGGTAACAGTCGTCGTTCTCGACAAGCGTCCGGATCGCGGCGATCACGGCTTCTTTCGTGCAGCCTTGCGCCCCGGCTTCCGCAACAACCTCGTCCACCGATACTCCGCGCGGCCCGCTCTTTTCCTTAACAATTGCCATAATGAGCCCGGAGATATCGGCCGGTGCTTCCTGTGCGGGCGGTGCGGCGCGGACTCCGTCAAGGGCGCCCTCGACCGACCGGGCCATCTCCCGGAGGCGTTCCCGGGTAAGGCAATAGTGACGGATCACGGTCCCAGCCTGTTCGTCCGGGGTCTGTTTCCCGATTGCATCGAGCAGCAGGCCAAGGCGCGAGGTCGTCATGTCGGCCGTGGTTACGATCCAGCGGTCCCGCCCTGCCCGGTCGGTTGCTGCGATATGTTCCGGCCGGATAACCACCTCGCACCCGCCGTTCTTTTTTACGAGCATGGCCGTTCCCGTGACCGCGATAAAGGAA
Protein-coding sequences here:
- a CDS encoding metallophosphoesterase; amino-acid sequence: MRMEFVKDGPALLIENDERLLVVADLHFGIEADLAAHGMHFKSHSTERLERLQKTIDAARPDRLVLLGDVKHSIPSLTRQEWAEIPGILAAIRKRIPFIIFPGNHDIGIERFLKEGELQPKEGGVVDGVAYLHGHTYPSPSLAGHLIVTGHHHPQVSIRDEVGCAFQAPAYLRVPINEAALGLAQSGDNAPPARALFVPAFNELAGYDLAKIARDPFSPISRCMKPEGAEVILADGTYLGPLGLLLDDEDDGEER